The following is a genomic window from Lysinibacillus sp. JNUCC-52.
AAACTTGTATTTAGAAAAGGAGAATATTCATGGGAAAATTACAAGATAAAGTAGCGATTATTACAGGTAGTGGAGCAGGAATCGGAAAAGAAATAGCACGTAAATATGCACAAGAAGGTGCAAAGGTTGTCATTGCTGACTTCAATGAGGACGCATTAAATGCAACCGTTACTGAATTTAATGATGCTGGTTATGAGACATTTGGTGTCAAAGTAAATGTCTCTATAGAAGAGGATATCCAAAAAATGATCGCTAATACCGTAGCTCATTTTGGTCGTATAGATATTTTAGTCAATAACGCTGGAGTTGGTGACAATATGCAAGCAGCAGCAAATGTTGAAGATGCAATTTGGCAACGTGTCATGGACATTAATGTGAACGGTGTAATGCGTGCAATTCGTCAAGTATTACCAATCTTTATTGAAAATGGTGGCGGAACGATTGTGAATATGGCTTCAATCGCCGGATTAACAGGCGGTCGTGGAGGTCTAGCATATACAACTGCTAAACATGCAGTTGTTGGGATGACAAAAAATATCGCATCTCACTATGGATCTCAAAACATCCGTTGCAACGCCATTGCACCCGCACATGTAGAAACAGGTTTCGCGGCAACAATGACGAATGTGGACCCATTTGGTATGCAACAATCTGTACGTGGCGTTCAACTTATGCCTAAGGCAGGTCAGGTTTCGGACATTGCAAATATCGCCCTATTTTTAGCTTCTGAAGAATCAGCTCTTATAAACGGTGTAGCTTTAGCTGCTGATGCTGGTTGGAGCGCTTATTAAAAATTCTTTTAACATTGTAAAGCATAATAAAAACCTACTACGTTTAGTGCACGAGGTAGGTTTTTTTATCGTTAATTAAAAAACAGCTTCCATAAATTTTTTTACATTCTTTTTTTAAACGTGTTACTGCATCTGACAAATGATCGACAGAAGTAAATTGTTGATATTCATTTGTAATAACAGCTATAGATAATGATGTACATGTAAAACGCTCTAATTTTCCCGCTCTATTCAAAACTTGTAATTGCACCAAATCTTCTAGCTCATAAAAATCAATTATTTGAGCATCAAACTCTTCAATAATCGTTTGGCAAATGCTTGCTACTTCATAATGCGGGAGAATTGCCACAAAATCATCGCCACCTATATGTCCTAAAAAATCTTCTATGCCAGTAATATTTCTATTGAGGATATCTGTTAAATAGAGCAAAATCTTATCTCCTCTATTAAAACCATAGGTGTCGTTATATGTTTTGAAATGATCTAAATCAAAATAAATAAGGCTATATTTTTCAAGTTGTAATGCCTTTTCTAGTTTTTCTTCTATTAATTTATTGCCAGGTAAGCTTGTAAGAGGATTTAAAAAGCTTGCAATAGCTACTTGTGTCTCTACGAGCTTTAACAGCAGTTCTCTAATACTAACCACACCCAAATATAGACCTTTTTTAATGACAATGATATCATCATATAGGTCCTCTGCTCGTCGGTCCATTGCCTCCGTACTGACCTCAATAATAGGTGTACTACTCTCAACAATTAGAGGGTTGTCTTTCATGATAAGTTGATTTTGCCGACCCATAAATAAATTATAACCATAACGTGTACCAATTTTTTGATAGAAATGTGTGCGTGTAATATGTCCAATTGGTTTTCCATCTCTTACAACAACAACACTGCGCAATGATGGGTTGCTCGTAAAAAGTAAATCTACTTCTTTATTTTTTACAAATTCATCAATACTAAGAACGTTTTCTATGACTTCCCCTATCTGCATAGTCATCCACCCTTATTTCCCCAAAATGTATGTCTTTTGATGGCTTCCCTATCGCATATCCCTGTGCATAATGGATGCCAATGTCCTGTAAATAATTGAGCTCCTCTTGCCGTTCAATGCCTTCTGCAATAATTTTTGTTTCTGCTTGCTCAGCGTATGACATTAGTAAAGTAACTAGCTGCTGCTGCTCACTATTTTTATCGATAAATTGAATTAATGAGCGATCCAACTTAATAAATTCGGGCTTTAAATAGATAAGTGTTTTCAAGCTATTGTAGCCAGATCCCATATCATCCACCGCAATACGATAGCCTTGTGATCGATAATGTGATAATACTCTTTCAAACTCCACAAAATCTAACACTGCACTACGCTCAGTTAACTCAAATACTACTTGCTGCGGCTTAATGCCTAGCTCTTTTAACAGTTGTAATGTCTCACCACTATTATATTTCTTATCTAGTAATACGTTCGGATGGATATTAAGAAAGAGCATATAATCTTTATTCAATAATTCTCCATGGAGACGCTCTTTGAAACGTTGCAATGAAAGGTTACGACAAAAGCATTCAAATAAAAACACGCAGTCTGTTTGCCCTACAAATTCATAAAATTGATCGACACTACTAAACAAATCGGAAGGTGTCGGCCGATTCAATGCCTCAAAACCCATTGTTTCTTTTGTTTGTAAGTTCATTATTGGTTGAAAAAAGGTATGTAAATCTTTAGTTTCTATAATTTTTTTCAATGTCTTTAAACGTTTTATATATAATGTATTGTTTTGATGCTGTTCATATAAATGATTTAAATATAAAAAGAAACTGTTTGTTTTTACGTTTTGTCTCACAGCAGACTCCATTTCGCACCTCTTAAATTGGTTATTAGTACTATTGTAAGCTTTCATTGTAAATGGGCTGTGAAGTCAGTGTAAAAAGAACAAAGTAATTTTGTCAGCCACCTTTAAAACTACTGCATACCTCCTAATTCGTAAAAATCCACTGCACTTTCAGCGGGCACGTCGTAAGCCGTAATCGGCGCTGTTGCGCCGCCTATTACGTCTTACGTTGCGTGTGTTCCCGCAGGAGTGACTGGGACTGTCAAGCTATCAAAATTCAGAATTGTTTGGGTGACTGGCACTCTCGTTTTAATTGACAAATATTTTTGATAATTTATGATTATATATAGTAGCTTTTATCTTTCTTTTCTGAAAATTATAGTTTACTAGTAGATGATTTATTTTTTCTTTGGTCTTTATAGGAAAACCTATTGAGATAAATTACTTTTCAAGGGAGGATCATGTTAATGAGTTTGTCTATTCAACAATTATTGGAGAACAAAGGAATTACAGCAAAATCTGAACACCTTGAACTACTAAAAACACGGTGGGAAAGTATGCAATCACTTCGCAGCAATTTAGAAGGCATTGCAATTGATGATGCAGATATTGCTATTCGCAATATACCTGGAGGTGACCACATTGAAAACTGATTTACATTTGAAATCTGTAGAAGAATTGGCGCCATTAATCGAAAACAAAACACTTTCTCCTGTCGAATTGACGAAAGAAATTTTGACATTTGCTGAAGAAAGCCAACCAAAAATTAATTCTTACATGGCCTTTTATAACGATGAGGCTATAGAAAATGCCAAATTGGCAGAGCAAGAGATTTTAAATGGCCATTACCGAGGAATGTACCACGGAATTCCGATGGCACTAAAAGATAATTTATACTTTAAAGATAAAATAACAACAATGTCTTCAAAGATTCATAAAGATTTTGTCTCAAATTATGATGCGACTGTTGTTGAAAAGCTTCGGGAAGCAGGTGTGATTTTCACAGGGAAATTAAGTATGCATGAATACGCATGGGGCATTACAAATAATAATCCTCATTATGGACCTGTACGCAACCCATGGGATCTTGATAAAATTCCAGGAGGCTCAAGCGGTGGTTCAGGAGCAGCAGTAGCAGCAGGCGCTAGTGTAGCCTCATTGGGAACAGATACAGCAGGCTCTATCCGCATTCCTTCTTCAGCGTGTGGTATTGTTGGCTTAAAACCAACACATGGTCGTGTAAGTAAATTTGGATGTTATCCGCTTGCTTGGAGTTTAGATCATATTGGTCCTATGACAAAAACGGTAAAAGACGCCGCAGCTATGCTTGAGATTATTTCAGGCTTCGATCACAGAGACCCTACATGTGTAGATGTACAAGTAGATAATTATGTAAATCAGCTTTCTGGCAATGTCAAAGATTTAGTCATTGGTGTGAATGAGGATTATTTCTTTAACCGCGTTGACTCAGATGTTGAACGTGCGGTTCGTGCGAGTATTCAAAATCTAGTAGATCAAGGGGCAAAGGTCGAAGTTGTTAAAATCCCATCCTTGCAATATGCAGAATGGGCAGAACTTGTAACGTCTCTTTCGGAGGCGTCTGCTATCCATCACTCCGATTTACAAAAGAGACCACAAGATTTCGGTGATGATATTCGTCTGTTATTTGAGCTAGGTGAATTACCGTCGGCGGTTGATTATTTACAAGCTCAACAAGTACGTAGACAAATTAAACAAGAGTTTACACAAATATTTAATCAAGTAGATGTTTTAATTTCACCGACATTACCGATTGTGGCCAATACGATTGGCGATGACTTTGCAGACCTGAATGGGGAAAAAGTCGACTTAATCGACAATATTATTCGTTTCACGGGTCCAAGTAACTTAACTGGATTACCAGCCCTTTCTGTTCCATGTGGATTTAAAGGCAATTTACCAATCGGCTTACAAATTATTGGACCAGCATTTAAAGAAGGTCGTATTTTAAATGTAGGCTATGCGATTGAACAAACAAATCCATTAAAAAATAGAAAGCCTAATCTTTTTGCTAACATTTAAACATATATAGCCGTCCATTCGTGGGCGGTTATTTTTTTCATTGCAAATAAAAATCAACAACTATATTCATTTATCCTAAAATGATGGTACGATACTTAATAATAAATTACTGGAAAGGTTGCTAGATTCCCTAATGAACGTAAAAAACTTTTTGCAATTGCCTATTACAAAGGATTTTACAGTAGTTGCAGGTAGCAACGGTTTACATAAACCTGTCCAAAATGTTGAAATTCTAGATTTTGAATTTTCGCCTGATATAGAAACGGTTCGCGAAACGATATTCACACCAAATAGTGTAATTCTCAGCAGTTTATTATTTGCAAAACAACAACCCGAGTATCTTTTAAATGCTGTGGAAAGCCTTATTCAATTAAAAGCTAGTGCCTTGGCCTATAAGCCTGTTATTTATAATGATTTACCCGAGGAGGTGATCGCTTTAGCGAATGCACACCATTTCCCTATATTGCGCTTTGGGGGAGATGAATTTTTCGAAAAAATCATTTTAGAAACGATGGCATATGCAAAGACACAAGATTATACATTCTTTTTAGAAACGATTATGAAACGTCTTATTAATGAAGAAGTTTCTGATGAACAAATTACATCTTTTTTACAGCAATTAAACAAGCCGTTTGAAAAATATCTATTCGTAGCCAATCTACAAATGCAGTCATTAACAAATCCCCAGTGGATGCAACCATTTTTACAATTAGAGCCACTATTAAAATCAGGAGTTATTTGTAAATATAAAAATAGCATCTTCATTTTAGTGACAAATCAATCAGAGCAGTTTCAATTTGAGAACTTTCTTAATGAATGGCTCACATTATATAATATTTCAACAGACGAGCTGATTGTTGGTTATAGCCAAGTACATGCCACACAAACTGAGTTTCACCTTGCTGTGCGTGAAGCTTACTTCGCTCGTATAATGGCTGAAATGGATATGACCCCTACTTGTCACTACAAGCATCTTGGATCAGATATTCTACTATTAGAATTACATCGAAAAGACCCACAGTTCGCTAGGAACTATGTAAATGGCTATCTTGGACCATTACTTGATGAAAAAGCAGATGCAGATTTAATCAATACTGCCATCACGTATATCTCCAAAAAGGGTAACATTAAAGAAGTAGCAGTAGCCCACTTTTGCCACCCAAATACGATACGCTATCGCATGACAAAAATACGCCAATTAGTAGCACCGTTAGATAATGACTATGTATTTTATGAACGTTTATCAGCAGCCGTTAAATTGTACTTATTACATAGCAAAATAGCAGATTAAAGATTAGCTTTGGAATAAGTACAAAAAAACGCCTGAAATTTTAGAATCAAAGTCAAATTATTTCCTTTCTTCTCATGCTATTCTTAATGAAGCAAGGAGGAAGAAAGATGAAACAATACATAGCTGATGGCATGCTACTGACAACTGCTATCGTTTGGGGCAGTGGATTTGTTATAACAGCCATTGCACTAGAATATTTAACTGCTTATCAAGTGATGGCAGGAAGATTTTTATTAGCATCAATTATACTAACTGCCATTTTTGGATACAAATTAAAAAACGCAACAAAATCAGTTATTTGGAAAGGCGTTGTACTAGGAACGATATTGTATATTGCTTTTGCACTTCAAACAGTTGGTTTACAATATACAACTCCCTCAAAAAATGCATTTTTAACTGCTGTCAATGTAATTGTCGTTCCGCTCATTGCCTACGCTGTCTATAAACGCCGTATCGATGGTTATGAAATTATCGGCTCAATTATAGCACTTGTCGGAATTGGCTGTTTATCGTTACAAGGTTCCTTCACGATGAATATAGGTGATGCACTTTCTCTAGCTTGTGCCGTTGCCTTTGCTTTTGATATTTTTTGTACAAACCTTTTTGTACAGAAAGAAGATGCAATTGCTTTAACAATTATTCAATTTATTACAGCATCCGTTATAGGTATTTTGGTCGTCGTAAGTCGAGGTGATATTCCCGCTTCCCTTGAAAAAGAAGCTATCTATTCACTCATTTATTTAGGTATTTTTTCAACTACTATTGCTTACCTTTTTCAAAACGTGGCCAATCAATATACCTCTGCAACAAAAGCAGCCATTATCCTGTCTACAGAGTCCTTTTTCGGCATGGTGTTATCGGTAATATTTTTACATGAAGTACTAACAAGCCGAATGGTAATAGGGGCAGTATTAATTTTACTAGCTATTTTAATTGCTGAAGTGAAGCCCGCCTATCCAAAAAAACGAATAATGAATAGCTGACCATAAAGCTCCCCTCATAAATAGTTTCAGTTGATACTGAAGCTATTTTTTTATTTTGAATAGCTGGTTATCATACTTGTAGTAATACCGACTACTAATACGGTAATAATGGAAAGAATTAATGTATTTGAAGACAAAAGAAATCCTCCTAATACAATAACGATTGAATCAATAAAAAAAATAAGAACTCCAACATTTATGCCTGTTTTATCACATAAAAATTGCGCTACAAGATCTGTCCCACCAGTGCTTGTCTGATACCGAAGCATTAAACCGATACCAAAACCAACTAATACTCCTCCTAATATCGCACTATAAATGGCATCGATTTGAATCAAATTTCTTAAAGGCTTCAAAAGGTCAATGATAAAAGACGAGGCAATTAACCCATGCACACTATTGTAAAAATAAGCTCTGTATTTAAACCAAGCGATGATAAATATCGGAATGCTTAATAATATAATCATTAGCCCAATTTTTAGTTTATATAAATAGTACAAAATGAGCGCTACCCCTACTACGCCCCCATCTAATATTTGATAGGGTGTTAAAAATAGGTTAATGCCTATAGAAATACAAATACTACCTATTATGATGACCAAGCCCTTCTTCAGAAAAAACATACAACCCCCCTCAAAAACGAAGCATGTCTTATAGTATGAAAAAATTGAATTGAACATGTTTTAGACTTTACTCTATGTGAAAATACTTTTATGTTCATATGGAGTTCCGAATTACACTGTAGTTGTTCTACAATGGACATTCAGAAGTTACTTATGTATGTAGACAGTTGCGAGAGCTGTTATAGAGCGTACTGCCCGCAGCTTCGAACGCTACAAAACAAACAGTAAGT
Proteins encoded in this region:
- a CDS encoding GGDEF domain-containing protein, with translation MQIGEVIENVLSIDEFVKNKEVDLLFTSNPSLRSVVVVRDGKPIGHITRTHFYQKIGTRYGYNLFMGRQNQLIMKDNPLIVESSTPIIEVSTEAMDRRAEDLYDDIIVIKKGLYLGVVSIRELLLKLVETQVAIASFLNPLTSLPGNKLIEEKLEKALQLEKYSLIYFDLDHFKTYNDTYGFNRGDKILLYLTDILNRNITGIEDFLGHIGGDDFVAILPHYEVASICQTIIEEFDAQIIDFYELEDLVQLQVLNRAGKLERFTCTSLSIAVITNEYQQFTSVDHLSDAVTRLKKECKKIYGSCFLINDKKTYLVH
- a CDS encoding DMT family transporter, yielding MKQYIADGMLLTTAIVWGSGFVITAIALEYLTAYQVMAGRFLLASIILTAIFGYKLKNATKSVIWKGVVLGTILYIAFALQTVGLQYTTPSKNAFLTAVNVIVVPLIAYAVYKRRIDGYEIIGSIIALVGIGCLSLQGSFTMNIGDALSLACAVAFAFDIFCTNLFVQKEDAIALTIIQFITASVIGILVVVSRGDIPASLEKEAIYSLIYLGIFSTTIAYLFQNVANQYTSATKAAIILSTESFFGMVLSVIFLHEVLTSRMVIGAVLILLAILIAEVKPAYPKKRIMNS
- a CDS encoding EAL domain-containing protein; translated protein: MESAVRQNVKTNSFFLYLNHLYEQHQNNTLYIKRLKTLKKIIETKDLHTFFQPIMNLQTKETMGFEALNRPTPSDLFSSVDQFYEFVGQTDCVFLFECFCRNLSLQRFKERLHGELLNKDYMLFLNIHPNVLLDKKYNSGETLQLLKELGIKPQQVVFELTERSAVLDFVEFERVLSHYRSQGYRIAVDDMGSGYNSLKTLIYLKPEFIKLDRSLIQFIDKNSEQQQLVTLLMSYAEQAETKIIAEGIERQEELNYLQDIGIHYAQGYAIGKPSKDIHFGEIRVDDYADRGSHRKRS
- a CDS encoding YitT family protein, translated to MFFLKKGLVIIIGSICISIGINLFLTPYQILDGGVVGVALILYYLYKLKIGLMIILLSIPIFIIAWFKYRAYFYNSVHGLIASSFIIDLLKPLRNLIQIDAIYSAILGGVLVGFGIGLMLRYQTSTGGTDLVAQFLCDKTGINVGVLIFFIDSIVIVLGGFLLSSNTLILSIITVLVVGITTSMITSYSK
- a CDS encoding glucose 1-dehydrogenase — its product is MGKLQDKVAIITGSGAGIGKEIARKYAQEGAKVVIADFNEDALNATVTEFNDAGYETFGVKVNVSIEEDIQKMIANTVAHFGRIDILVNNAGVGDNMQAAANVEDAIWQRVMDINVNGVMRAIRQVLPIFIENGGGTIVNMASIAGLTGGRGGLAYTTAKHAVVGMTKNIASHYGSQNIRCNAIAPAHVETGFAATMTNVDPFGMQQSVRGVQLMPKAGQVSDIANIALFLASEESALINGVALAADAGWSAY
- a CDS encoding PucR family transcriptional regulator, with translation MNVKNFLQLPITKDFTVVAGSNGLHKPVQNVEILDFEFSPDIETVRETIFTPNSVILSSLLFAKQQPEYLLNAVESLIQLKASALAYKPVIYNDLPEEVIALANAHHFPILRFGGDEFFEKIILETMAYAKTQDYTFFLETIMKRLINEEVSDEQITSFLQQLNKPFEKYLFVANLQMQSLTNPQWMQPFLQLEPLLKSGVICKYKNSIFILVTNQSEQFQFENFLNEWLTLYNISTDELIVGYSQVHATQTEFHLAVREAYFARIMAEMDMTPTCHYKHLGSDILLLELHRKDPQFARNYVNGYLGPLLDEKADADLINTAITYISKKGNIKEVAVAHFCHPNTIRYRMTKIRQLVAPLDNDYVFYERLSAAVKLYLLHSKIAD
- a CDS encoding amidase is translated as MKTDLHLKSVEELAPLIENKTLSPVELTKEILTFAEESQPKINSYMAFYNDEAIENAKLAEQEILNGHYRGMYHGIPMALKDNLYFKDKITTMSSKIHKDFVSNYDATVVEKLREAGVIFTGKLSMHEYAWGITNNNPHYGPVRNPWDLDKIPGGSSGGSGAAVAAGASVASLGTDTAGSIRIPSSACGIVGLKPTHGRVSKFGCYPLAWSLDHIGPMTKTVKDAAAMLEIISGFDHRDPTCVDVQVDNYVNQLSGNVKDLVIGVNEDYFFNRVDSDVERAVRASIQNLVDQGAKVEVVKIPSLQYAEWAELVTSLSEASAIHHSDLQKRPQDFGDDIRLLFELGELPSAVDYLQAQQVRRQIKQEFTQIFNQVDVLISPTLPIVANTIGDDFADLNGEKVDLIDNIIRFTGPSNLTGLPALSVPCGFKGNLPIGLQIIGPAFKEGRILNVGYAIEQTNPLKNRKPNLFANI